In Apium graveolens cultivar Ventura chromosome 10, ASM990537v1, whole genome shotgun sequence, the following are encoded in one genomic region:
- the LOC141689255 gene encoding B3 domain-containing protein At2g36080-like isoform X3 encodes MSINQELPPTQWWTHQHHTPIMDQIPTNTNFNHRLNTQTTPLSFNLNHQNETEQHRVQEDSAEHVIYIQKESMFEKPLTPSDVGKLNRLVIPKQHAEKYFPLGGNGGGESVEKGLLLSFEDESGKTWRFRYSYWNSSQSYVLTKGWSRFVKEKRLDAGDVVVFERSRDDGDRFFVGWRRRNAAPPQPENTVNQSGGGWTRVYYSGYPYATVVSNGQPAVTNYQAHCLHAPGGGGGGGSQNQTTAGGGNSKTVRLFGVNLECQSDEPGVGADGSNQSEDQDQDQAHVHLHQHYNYSNGGAHVSKHHSSHHMDINFSRDVNQMRFYQG; translated from the exons ATGTCCATAAACCAAGAGCTTCCACCAACACAGTGGTGGACACACCAACATCATACTCCCATTATGGACCAAATTCCTACAAACACAAACTTCAACCACCGACTAAATACCCAAACCACCCCTCTCAGTTTTAACCTTAATCATCAAAATGAAACAGAACAACACAGAGTTCAAGAAGACTCGGCTGAGCACGTTATATACATACAGAAAGAGTCTATGTTTGAGAAGCCGCTCACACCGAGTGATGTTGGCAAGCTGAATCGCTTGGTCATTCCAAAGCAACATGCCGAAAAGTACTTCCCCCTCGGGGGCAATGGCGGTGGTGAATCGGTGgagaagggattgttgctgagttTTGAGGATGAGTCAGGCAAGACATGGAGGTTTCGTTACTCTTATTGGAATAGTAGTCAGAGCTATGTTTTAACTAAAGGTTGGAGCCGTTTTGTTAAAGAAAAAAGACTTGATGCTGGTGATGTTGTTGTTTTCGAGAGGTCCCGGGACGACGGTGACCGCTTCTTTGTTGGCTGGAGGAGGCGGAACGCTGCTCCGCCTCAACCGGAAAACACGGTGAATCAGTCAGGTGGTGGATGGACCCGAGTTTACTACTCAGGCTACCCTTATGCAACAGTAGTTTCAAACGGGCAGCCAGCTGTTACGAATTACCAAGCTCACTGCCTTCATGCACCAG gaggaggaggaggaggtggttCGCAGAATCAAACAACAGCTGGGGGTGGGAATTCCAAGACGGTGAGGCTATTTGGGGTGAATTTAGAATGCCAATCGGACGAACCAGGCGTGGGTGCAGATGGTTCGAACCAGAGTGAGGATCAGGACCAGGATCAGGCTCATGTCCACCTCCACCAGCATTATAATTACTCTAATGGAGGAGCTCATGTTTCAAAGCATCATAGTAGTCATCACATG GATATCAACTTCTCAAGAGATGTCAATCAGATGAGGTTTTACCAAGGATAA
- the LOC141689255 gene encoding B3 domain-containing protein At2g36080-like isoform X1 — MSINQELPPTQWWTHQHHTPIMDQIPTNTNFNHRLNTQTTPLSFNLNHQNETEQHRVQEDSAEHVIYIQKESMFEKPLTPSDVGKLNRLVIPKQHAEKYFPLGGNGGGESVEKGLLLSFEDESGKTWRFRYSYWNSSQSYVLTKGWSRFVKEKRLDAGDVVVFERSRDDGDRFFVGWRRRNAAPPQPENTVNQSGGGWTRVYYSGYPYATVVSNGQPAVTNYQAHCLHAPGGGGGGGGGGSQNQTTAGGGNSKTVRLFGVNLECQSDEPGVGADGSNQSEDQDQDQAHVHLHQHYNYSNGGAHVSKHHSSHHMDINFSRDVNQMRFYQG; from the exons ATGTCCATAAACCAAGAGCTTCCACCAACACAGTGGTGGACACACCAACATCATACTCCCATTATGGACCAAATTCCTACAAACACAAACTTCAACCACCGACTAAATACCCAAACCACCCCTCTCAGTTTTAACCTTAATCATCAAAATGAAACAGAACAACACAGAGTTCAAGAAGACTCGGCTGAGCACGTTATATACATACAGAAAGAGTCTATGTTTGAGAAGCCGCTCACACCGAGTGATGTTGGCAAGCTGAATCGCTTGGTCATTCCAAAGCAACATGCCGAAAAGTACTTCCCCCTCGGGGGCAATGGCGGTGGTGAATCGGTGgagaagggattgttgctgagttTTGAGGATGAGTCAGGCAAGACATGGAGGTTTCGTTACTCTTATTGGAATAGTAGTCAGAGCTATGTTTTAACTAAAGGTTGGAGCCGTTTTGTTAAAGAAAAAAGACTTGATGCTGGTGATGTTGTTGTTTTCGAGAGGTCCCGGGACGACGGTGACCGCTTCTTTGTTGGCTGGAGGAGGCGGAACGCTGCTCCGCCTCAACCGGAAAACACGGTGAATCAGTCAGGTGGTGGATGGACCCGAGTTTACTACTCAGGCTACCCTTATGCAACAGTAGTTTCAAACGGGCAGCCAGCTGTTACGAATTACCAAGCTCACTGCCTTCATGCACCAG gaggaggaggaggaggaggaggaggtggttCGCAGAATCAAACAACAGCTGGGGGTGGGAATTCCAAGACGGTGAGGCTATTTGGGGTGAATTTAGAATGCCAATCGGACGAACCAGGCGTGGGTGCAGATGGTTCGAACCAGAGTGAGGATCAGGACCAGGATCAGGCTCATGTCCACCTCCACCAGCATTATAATTACTCTAATGGAGGAGCTCATGTTTCAAAGCATCATAGTAGTCATCACATG GATATCAACTTCTCAAGAGATGTCAATCAGATGAGGTTTTACCAAGGATAA
- the LOC141689255 gene encoding B3 domain-containing protein At2g36080-like isoform X2, with the protein MSINQELPPTQWWTHQHHTPIMDQIPTNTNFNHRLNTQTTPLSFNLNHQNETEQHRVQEDSAEHVIYIQKESMFEKPLTPSDVGKLNRLVIPKQHAEKYFPLGGNGGGESVEKGLLLSFEDESGKTWRFRYSYWNSSQSYVLTKGWSRFVKEKRLDAGDVVVFERSRDDGDRFFVGWRRRNAAPPQPENTVNQSGGGWTRVYYSGYPYATVVSNGQPAVTNYQAHCLHAPGGGGGGGGGSQNQTTAGGGNSKTVRLFGVNLECQSDEPGVGADGSNQSEDQDQDQAHVHLHQHYNYSNGGAHVSKHHSSHHMDINFSRDVNQMRFYQG; encoded by the exons ATGTCCATAAACCAAGAGCTTCCACCAACACAGTGGTGGACACACCAACATCATACTCCCATTATGGACCAAATTCCTACAAACACAAACTTCAACCACCGACTAAATACCCAAACCACCCCTCTCAGTTTTAACCTTAATCATCAAAATGAAACAGAACAACACAGAGTTCAAGAAGACTCGGCTGAGCACGTTATATACATACAGAAAGAGTCTATGTTTGAGAAGCCGCTCACACCGAGTGATGTTGGCAAGCTGAATCGCTTGGTCATTCCAAAGCAACATGCCGAAAAGTACTTCCCCCTCGGGGGCAATGGCGGTGGTGAATCGGTGgagaagggattgttgctgagttTTGAGGATGAGTCAGGCAAGACATGGAGGTTTCGTTACTCTTATTGGAATAGTAGTCAGAGCTATGTTTTAACTAAAGGTTGGAGCCGTTTTGTTAAAGAAAAAAGACTTGATGCTGGTGATGTTGTTGTTTTCGAGAGGTCCCGGGACGACGGTGACCGCTTCTTTGTTGGCTGGAGGAGGCGGAACGCTGCTCCGCCTCAACCGGAAAACACGGTGAATCAGTCAGGTGGTGGATGGACCCGAGTTTACTACTCAGGCTACCCTTATGCAACAGTAGTTTCAAACGGGCAGCCAGCTGTTACGAATTACCAAGCTCACTGCCTTCATGCACCAG gaggaggaggaggaggaggaggtggttCGCAGAATCAAACAACAGCTGGGGGTGGGAATTCCAAGACGGTGAGGCTATTTGGGGTGAATTTAGAATGCCAATCGGACGAACCAGGCGTGGGTGCAGATGGTTCGAACCAGAGTGAGGATCAGGACCAGGATCAGGCTCATGTCCACCTCCACCAGCATTATAATTACTCTAATGGAGGAGCTCATGTTTCAAAGCATCATAGTAGTCATCACATG GATATCAACTTCTCAAGAGATGTCAATCAGATGAGGTTTTACCAAGGATAA